A window from Rhizosphaericola mali encodes these proteins:
- a CDS encoding antibiotic biosynthesis monooxygenase family protein produces MTKKFAAINYISCLPEFEPTFENLFATRKGAIDTMPGFVDMEVLKPSKQGEPYLILSHWDNKESFDTWTKSPEFLEGHKRGFAMLEQAKQEGKPAPMKSEFKVYKIIAE; encoded by the coding sequence ATGACGAAGAAATTTGCAGCGATTAATTATATAAGTTGCCTTCCTGAATTTGAACCAACATTCGAAAATTTATTTGCGACTCGCAAAGGTGCTATTGATACTATGCCTGGATTTGTAGATATGGAAGTACTGAAACCATCCAAACAAGGAGAGCCTTATCTTATACTTAGTCATTGGGATAATAAAGAATCATTTGATACTTGGACAAAATCTCCTGAATTTTTAGAAGGACACAAGCGTGGATTTGCCATGTTGGAACAGGCCAAACAAGAAGGTAAGCCTGCACCGATGAAAAGTGAGTTTAAAGTATATAAAATTATTGCGGAGTAA
- a CDS encoding HmuY family protein — translation MSIKKIGLFGILFSLNFFMYSCSKDSATPTSDSDTTAGTGIYVYDLVGDTAASVGIESGKTERAFYPLLFNFSTGNSHILKTAEDSSKYLSSDTAWDIAFTAQYNSTVQPNNGSYATSPANGNSGTFIIMTENTPFDQITTAPTDAEMTSDAMTSVGWDQGDGQGWFYYSLDNHICVAVTNRTFIFKTSQGLYGKVEFISIYKNHPAVVTDLYWPSPYLTFRYYIQKDGSKNLRTTTSS, via the coding sequence ATGTCGATCAAAAAAATTGGGTTATTCGGAATTTTATTTTCACTGAATTTCTTTATGTATAGTTGTAGTAAAGATAGTGCTACACCTACCTCAGACTCAGACACAACCGCAGGAACAGGGATTTATGTTTATGACTTAGTTGGAGACACTGCTGCATCGGTTGGAATCGAATCAGGAAAAACTGAAAGAGCATTTTATCCATTATTATTTAATTTCTCAACTGGTAATTCACATATTCTTAAAACCGCGGAAGATTCCTCTAAATATTTATCTAGTGATACTGCTTGGGATATTGCCTTCACTGCACAATATAACTCTACTGTACAACCGAATAATGGTAGTTACGCAACCAGTCCAGCAAATGGCAATAGTGGCACATTTATTATTATGACAGAAAATACTCCATTTGACCAGATCACAACGGCCCCTACAGATGCAGAAATGACATCTGATGCGATGACAAGCGTTGGCTGGGACCAAGGTGATGGTCAAGGTTGGTTTTACTATAGTTTAGATAATCATATTTGCGTAGCAGTTACCAATAGGACATTTATATTTAAAACATCACAGGGATTATATGGAAAAGTGGAATTTATAAGTATTTATAAAAATCACCCAGCCGTAGTCACCGATCTGTATTGGCCCTCTCCTTATTTAACATTCCGATACTATATCCAAAAAGACGGAAGTAAAAATTTGAGAACTACAACTTCGTCTTAA
- a CDS encoding amino acid permease produces MANSLFRKKTVNQILSDSSNEASLNKVLGVRDLVSLGIAAIVGAGIFSTIGLASYNGGPAVSLLFVATAIACVFTALSYAQFASTVPVSGSAYTYAYVAFGELIAWIIGWALILEYAVSNMVVAISWSQYFVSMMEGFGVHIPRWLTIDYSTALEAFQKVNSAAGEHISSFEKVLAQAYQDAPTIGSLHVIFNLPAGLITVLVTALCYIGIKESRIASNIMVMLKLAVIAFVIVGGAFYIKPENWSPFAPNGVKGILSGVAAVFFAFIGFDSISTTAEECKNPQRDLPKAMIYCLLICTVLYVLITLVLTGMVNYKELNVSDPLAFVFSQNGLNYMAGVISVSSVIAITSALLVFQIGQPRIWMTMSRDGLLWKKFSQIHPKYHTPSFATIVAGIVVAVPAFFFKMDFFVDLTSVGTFFAFILVCGGVLYLDQTGMSQYSKFKVPYVNGKYLVGIGLIAAVICICKFGQPILAEWKALPFDQLIEHKLLTMIFWITWLVLSIVAFIKNFSLLPIIGILINLYLMTELGVSNWKIFIIWLIIGLFVYFLYGKKHSRLNTVTDQK; encoded by the coding sequence ATGGCTAATTCACTTTTTAGAAAAAAGACAGTAAATCAAATATTATCGGATTCTTCTAATGAAGCGTCATTGAATAAAGTATTGGGCGTAAGAGATTTGGTTTCATTAGGTATAGCAGCCATTGTCGGTGCTGGGATATTTAGCACGATTGGCTTAGCTAGTTATAATGGTGGGCCAGCAGTGTCTTTACTATTTGTAGCAACGGCGATTGCTTGTGTATTTACTGCATTGTCTTATGCTCAATTTGCAAGTACTGTACCTGTTTCAGGAAGTGCTTATACCTATGCTTACGTTGCCTTTGGCGAATTGATTGCTTGGATTATTGGCTGGGCCTTGATACTAGAATATGCGGTTTCGAATATGGTTGTCGCCATATCGTGGTCGCAATATTTTGTCAGTATGATGGAAGGCTTTGGTGTACATATACCTCGATGGCTCACCATTGATTATTCTACAGCATTAGAAGCATTTCAAAAAGTAAACAGCGCAGCGGGTGAACATATTTCTTCTTTTGAAAAAGTATTAGCACAAGCTTATCAAGATGCACCTACTATTGGTAGTTTGCATGTTATCTTTAATCTTCCCGCGGGTTTAATTACGGTATTGGTGACTGCATTATGTTATATCGGTATTAAGGAATCTCGTATTGCTAGTAACATCATGGTAATGCTAAAATTGGCAGTAATTGCATTTGTAATCGTAGGTGGTGCATTTTATATCAAACCGGAAAACTGGTCTCCATTTGCACCAAATGGAGTGAAAGGTATTTTAAGTGGTGTCGCCGCGGTATTTTTTGCTTTTATTGGTTTTGATTCGATCTCCACTACTGCAGAAGAATGTAAAAATCCACAGCGAGATTTACCCAAAGCAATGATTTATTGTCTATTAATTTGCACTGTTTTATACGTGTTAATCACGCTGGTATTGACAGGTATGGTTAATTATAAAGAGTTGAATGTCAGTGATCCTCTAGCATTTGTATTTTCTCAAAATGGATTGAATTATATGGCGGGCGTTATTTCCGTAAGTTCGGTAATCGCCATAACAAGTGCATTATTAGTATTTCAAATAGGTCAACCACGTATCTGGATGACGATGAGTCGGGATGGTCTTTTGTGGAAAAAATTCTCTCAGATCCATCCGAAATATCATACACCATCCTTTGCTACAATAGTTGCAGGTATTGTTGTCGCAGTACCAGCGTTTTTCTTCAAAATGGATTTCTTTGTAGATCTTACTAGTGTAGGTACATTTTTCGCATTTATTCTAGTTTGTGGAGGTGTTCTATATCTGGATCAAACAGGAATGTCCCAATACTCAAAGTTCAAAGTACCATATGTAAATGGAAAATATCTTGTAGGTATCGGTCTTATTGCCGCAGTTATCTGTATATGTAAATTTGGACAACCGATCCTTGCTGAGTGGAAAGCATTGCCATTCGATCAATTGATAGAACACAAATTGTTGACGATGATTTTCTGGATTACTTGGCTAGTTCTATCGATCGTTGCATTTATCAAAAACTTCTCCTTATTGCCAATCATTGGAATCTTAATTAATCTGTATTTAATGACGGAATTAGGTGTTTCTAATTGGAAAATATTTATCATCTGGTTAATTATTGGATTATTTGTATACTTCCTTTATGGCAAAAAGCACAGTAGATTGAATACAGTTACCGATCAGAAATAA
- a CDS encoding polyprenyl synthetase family protein translates to MHSFSELSEQFCNYFHIPNFDREPKGLYEPCAYFLGAGGKRIRPVCCLMGNELFGDIHPDAWNVASAVELFHNFTLMHDDIMDRSDLRRGRETVHKKYGEASGILSGDVMLIIAYDYLNKIDSKLLPQTLSLFNKTAIEVCEGQQLDMDFEKMDHVSLEQYIEMITLKTSVLLAASLSMGAFLGGASKENCDKIYEYGKNLGIGFQVQDDFLDAFGDEKKFGKVIGGDIRRNKKTFLMLYAMENSNATQRKELLRLMDENPIDKVERVLEIFEQVGVKQWALDLRKKYADAALKSLGEAEVAEERKAPLIDLTDKLLNREV, encoded by the coding sequence ATGCATTCTTTTTCTGAATTATCTGAGCAATTTTGCAATTATTTTCATATACCCAATTTTGATCGGGAGCCTAAAGGGTTATACGAGCCTTGTGCCTATTTTTTAGGTGCAGGTGGTAAACGTATACGTCCCGTATGTTGCTTGATGGGTAATGAATTGTTTGGTGATATACATCCAGATGCTTGGAATGTGGCCTCAGCCGTAGAACTTTTTCATAATTTTACCTTGATGCATGACGATATCATGGATAGGAGTGACCTAAGGCGTGGTCGTGAAACAGTACATAAAAAATATGGAGAAGCTTCTGGCATATTGAGCGGTGATGTTATGTTAATTATTGCTTATGATTATTTGAATAAAATCGATTCTAAATTATTACCACAGACTTTAAGCCTTTTTAATAAAACGGCTATAGAAGTATGCGAAGGGCAACAGTTAGACATGGATTTTGAGAAAATGGATCATGTAAGCTTAGAACAATATATAGAAATGATTACCTTAAAAACTTCCGTATTGTTGGCTGCGAGTTTATCTATGGGAGCATTTTTAGGTGGTGCTTCTAAAGAAAATTGTGATAAGATATATGAATATGGAAAAAATCTTGGAATCGGTTTTCAGGTACAAGATGACTTTTTAGATGCATTTGGTGACGAGAAGAAATTTGGAAAAGTTATAGGAGGTGATATTCGCCGTAATAAAAAAACCTTTCTGATGCTATATGCTATGGAAAATAGCAATGCAACGCAGCGAAAAGAATTGCTACGATTAATGGATGAAAATCCGATAGACAAAGTGGAACGCGTATTGGAAATATTTGAACAAGTCGGTGTCAAACAATGGGCTTTAGATCTTAGAAAAAAATACGCTGATGCTGCATTGAAATCATTAGGTGAAGCAGAAGTTGCAGAAGAGAGAAAAGCTCCATTGATTGATCTTACTGATAAATTATTGAATAGAGAGGTCTAA
- a CDS encoding sigma-70 family RNA polymerase sigma factor codes for MRQLKIATQITNRDSQAVEKYLQEISKIPMITPEEETTLAQRIKMDDQRALDKLVQANLRFVVSVAKQYQHQGLSLSDLINEGNLGLIKAAQRFDETKGFKFISYAVWWIRQSILQALAEQGRLVRLPQNKIGTYNKANKAYMAFEQEHEREPSTEELASLLEMSENEINNIFQSNTRHTSLDAPVHEAEDVAMGDLLEGSDDTDDDVMKDSLREEIRRVLKSLSPREAEIVNAYFGLDGENGITIEQIGQKYDLTKERIRQIKERAIKRLQKARYSSALKAYLG; via the coding sequence ATGAGGCAGCTTAAAATTGCCACCCAGATCACTAATCGTGATTCTCAGGCTGTGGAAAAATATCTTCAAGAGATTTCTAAGATCCCAATGATCACTCCAGAAGAAGAAACCACACTCGCCCAAAGAATCAAGATGGATGACCAAAGGGCTTTAGATAAGTTGGTGCAAGCCAACTTAAGATTCGTGGTATCTGTTGCAAAACAATATCAGCATCAAGGGTTGTCATTGAGTGATTTGATTAATGAAGGTAATCTTGGATTGATTAAAGCAGCTCAACGTTTTGATGAAACAAAAGGTTTTAAATTCATTTCTTACGCTGTATGGTGGATTCGTCAATCCATTTTACAAGCTTTGGCCGAGCAAGGTCGTTTGGTACGTCTGCCACAAAATAAGATTGGTACTTACAATAAAGCCAATAAAGCCTATATGGCATTTGAACAAGAGCACGAACGTGAACCAAGCACTGAAGAGTTGGCTAGTTTGTTGGAAATGAGTGAAAACGAAATCAACAACATTTTCCAAAGTAATACGCGTCACACTTCGCTAGATGCACCTGTGCATGAAGCCGAAGACGTTGCAATGGGAGATTTGTTAGAAGGTAGTGATGATACCGATGATGATGTGATGAAAGATTCATTGAGAGAAGAAATTCGTCGTGTATTAAAATCTTTGAGTCCTAGGGAAGCAGAAATTGTAAATGCATATTTTGGCTTAGACGGAGAAAATGGAATAACAATTGAACAAATCGGACAGAAATATGATCTTACTAAAGAACGTATTCGCCAGATTAAAGAAAGAGCCATCAAACGTCTTCAAAAAGCTAGATACAGCAGCGCATTGAAAGCTTATTTAGGTTAA
- the pgi gene encoding glucose-6-phosphate isomerase: MLPKINPTTTQAWLLLRKHFEDEMRHAKVKELFAQDGDRFQKFSLKFDDILFDYSKNIINQKTLHLLLQLAEDCNLKDAIAAMFDGEKINETEDRSVLHTALRNFSGNPIYSDGKDVMQEVHRVQAQMKAFCEKVHSGDWKGYTGKKIKYIVNIGIGGSDLGPVMVTEALKPYWSHGIHPYFVSNVDGTHIAETFPLINPEETIFLIASKTFTTQETMTNAHTAREWFLQTAKDEKHIAKHFVALSTNEKEVSKFGIDTANMFEFWDWVGGRYSLWSAIGLSIALTIGYDNFEALLKGAYKTDEYFKSTPFDKNISVIMALVGLWYTNFFKSQTEVILPYDQYLHRFSAYFQQGNMESNGKHVDRKGGEVSYSTGPVIWGEPGTNGQHAFYQLIHQGTVIIPADFIAPAISHNPLGDHHNKLLSNFFAQTEALMNGKTEAVVKEELKEQGKSDEDIKKIAPFKVFEGNKPTNSILLKKITPESLGELIALYEHKIFVQGIIWNIFSFDQWGVELGKQLAGKILPELADDAAITTHDSSTNGLINAYKELRK; the protein is encoded by the coding sequence ATGTTACCAAAAATTAATCCGACAACCACACAAGCGTGGCTATTGTTGCGCAAACACTTTGAGGATGAGATGCGCCATGCTAAAGTGAAAGAGCTTTTTGCTCAAGACGGAGACAGATTTCAAAAATTTTCTTTGAAATTTGACGACATCCTTTTTGATTATTCTAAAAATATTATCAATCAAAAAACACTTCACCTGCTTTTGCAATTAGCAGAAGATTGTAATCTTAAAGATGCAATCGCCGCTATGTTTGATGGTGAAAAAATTAACGAAACAGAAGATCGTTCTGTTTTGCACACTGCTTTACGTAATTTCTCAGGCAATCCTATCTACAGCGACGGAAAAGATGTAATGCAAGAAGTACATCGCGTACAAGCACAAATGAAAGCTTTCTGTGAAAAGGTCCATTCAGGAGATTGGAAAGGTTACACTGGAAAGAAAATCAAATATATTGTCAACATCGGTATCGGTGGTAGCGATTTAGGTCCAGTAATGGTTACGGAAGCATTGAAACCTTATTGGAGTCATGGCATTCACCCATATTTCGTAAGTAATGTCGATGGTACACATATCGCAGAGACTTTCCCATTGATCAATCCTGAAGAAACCATCTTCTTGATTGCTTCTAAAACTTTCACTACGCAAGAAACCATGACTAACGCGCATACAGCTCGTGAATGGTTCTTACAAACAGCGAAAGATGAAAAACATATTGCAAAACATTTCGTTGCGTTAAGCACAAATGAAAAAGAAGTTTCCAAATTTGGAATCGATACAGCAAATATGTTTGAATTCTGGGATTGGGTTGGCGGTCGTTACTCATTGTGGAGTGCAATTGGCTTATCTATCGCATTGACTATTGGTTATGATAATTTTGAAGCGTTATTAAAAGGTGCTTACAAAACAGATGAATATTTCAAATCCACACCATTTGACAAAAATATTTCTGTAATCATGGCATTGGTGGGACTTTGGTATACTAATTTCTTCAAATCTCAGACAGAAGTTATCCTTCCTTATGATCAATATTTGCACCGCTTCTCTGCTTATTTCCAACAAGGAAATATGGAAAGCAACGGTAAGCATGTAGACAGAAAAGGTGGCGAAGTTTCTTATAGCACAGGTCCTGTAATCTGGGGCGAACCAGGAACGAATGGTCAGCACGCATTCTACCAATTGATCCACCAAGGTACGGTTATCATCCCTGCTGACTTTATCGCTCCGGCAATCAGCCACAATCCTTTGGGTGATCATCACAACAAATTGTTGAGCAATTTCTTTGCACAAACGGAAGCGTTGATGAATGGTAAAACAGAAGCGGTTGTAAAAGAAGAATTGAAAGAACAAGGTAAATCTGATGAAGACATCAAAAAAATTGCTCCTTTCAAAGTATTCGAAGGAAATAAACCAACCAACTCTATTTTGTTGAAAAAAATCACACCAGAAAGTTTGGGTGAATTGATCGCATTGTACGAACACAAAATTTTCGTTCAAGGTATTATTTGGAATATTTTCAGCTTTGACCAATGGGGTGTTGAATTGGGCAAACAATTAGCTGGTAAAATCCTTCCAGA